In Arthrobacter sp. StoSoilB5, one genomic interval encodes:
- a CDS encoding FAD-dependent oxidoreductase, with the protein MISYDRAEAAATAANIDEALATAAPLPYWLDHPDRPDALPHLSADTSADLAIVGGGYTGLWTALLAKERDPGRRVVLLEGQRIGWAASGRNGGFCEPSLTHGAANGQRHLPGEVQLLDRLGRENMREIQETVRRYGIDCDLEVTGVLKVATEQHQVPWLLDSADGERTEYFDRAAIAEEIASPLYHAGLWKRDGALMVHPAKLAWGMRRVCLDLGVEIYEHTTVERLEPKDDTVLVNTPSATVRASKVALATNVFQPLLKRARPFTVPVYDYALMTEPLTEEQMDAVGWRNRQGVTDLNNRFHYYRITRDLEGRNRILFGGYDAIYNFGGRMKPEYEQNAETSRKLAAHFFATFPQLADVKFSHQWGGAIDTCSRFFSFFTTAYSGRVVHSAGYTGLGVAATRFGARVMLDLLSGEKTHLTELQLVKKKPIPFPPEPIAWLGVRLMTAAMVKADRNRGKRGPFLRVMDAIGMGFDS; encoded by the coding sequence ATGATTAGCTATGACCGTGCCGAGGCAGCCGCCACGGCGGCCAACATCGACGAAGCATTGGCGACGGCGGCGCCCCTCCCGTACTGGCTTGACCACCCGGATCGGCCGGATGCCCTGCCACATTTGTCAGCCGATACTTCCGCGGATCTGGCGATTGTGGGCGGCGGCTACACGGGGTTGTGGACTGCCCTTCTGGCCAAAGAACGTGATCCGGGCAGACGCGTGGTGCTGCTTGAGGGGCAGCGCATTGGCTGGGCTGCCTCTGGACGTAACGGCGGCTTCTGCGAACCGTCGCTGACCCACGGCGCAGCCAATGGCCAGCGGCACCTGCCCGGAGAAGTCCAACTCCTTGACCGGCTGGGCCGGGAGAACATGCGGGAGATCCAGGAGACGGTGCGGCGTTACGGAATCGACTGTGATCTGGAAGTTACCGGAGTGCTTAAGGTGGCGACAGAACAGCACCAGGTCCCGTGGCTGCTTGACTCCGCTGACGGGGAGCGCACGGAGTATTTTGACCGTGCGGCCATCGCCGAGGAGATTGCCTCACCTCTTTACCATGCAGGTTTGTGGAAACGCGACGGTGCCCTGATGGTGCATCCCGCCAAACTGGCGTGGGGTATGCGCCGGGTCTGCCTCGACCTGGGTGTGGAGATCTATGAGCACACCACTGTCGAACGCCTCGAACCGAAAGACGATACCGTGCTTGTGAATACTCCCTCGGCTACGGTTCGTGCGTCGAAGGTGGCTCTGGCAACTAATGTGTTCCAGCCGCTGCTCAAACGCGCACGCCCGTTCACAGTCCCGGTTTACGACTACGCCCTGATGACGGAGCCCCTGACCGAGGAACAAATGGACGCGGTTGGCTGGCGAAACCGGCAGGGGGTGACTGACCTGAACAACCGTTTCCACTACTACCGGATCACCCGGGACCTCGAAGGACGAAACAGAATCCTTTTTGGTGGCTATGATGCCATCTACAATTTCGGGGGGCGCATGAAGCCAGAATACGAACAGAACGCCGAAACCTCCCGTAAGCTCGCCGCTCATTTCTTTGCCACCTTCCCTCAATTGGCGGACGTGAAGTTCTCGCACCAGTGGGGTGGCGCAATCGATACCTGCAGCCGGTTCTTCTCCTTCTTCACCACCGCATACTCCGGCAGGGTGGTCCACTCTGCCGGATACACGGGGCTCGGCGTGGCGGCCACCCGTTTCGGAGCGAGGGTGATGTTGGATCTGCTTTCCGGCGAGAAGACCCATCTAACGGAGCTACAGTTGGTGAAGAAGAAGCCGATTCCGTTTCCGCCGGAACCGATAGCCTGGCTGGGCGTACGACTGATGACCGCCGCGATGGTGAAGGCCGACAGGAACCGGGGCAAGCGCGGGCCGTTCCTCAGGGTCATGGACGCCATTGGAATGGGGTTTGACTCATGA
- a CDS encoding cupin domain-containing protein yields MMAGLLTPGQALNVNAVALRHEQVPADQVAKGAPSTGLHDLGTFGGLKLGIWEMSEGGMYDVEMDEVFLVTSGRATVTLHGGTATSSLELSPGSLVRLAAGMRTTWIVQEPLRKLYLAP; encoded by the coding sequence ATGATGGCCGGCCTCTTGACTCCCGGGCAGGCACTTAACGTCAACGCCGTCGCCTTGCGCCACGAGCAGGTACCGGCAGACCAGGTGGCAAAAGGCGCACCCAGCACCGGCCTGCATGACCTCGGAACGTTCGGCGGCCTCAAGCTTGGCATCTGGGAAATGTCCGAAGGCGGGATGTATGACGTCGAGATGGACGAGGTCTTCCTGGTCACTTCCGGACGGGCCACGGTGACCCTGCACGGAGGGACTGCGACTTCATCGCTCGAACTCAGCCCGGGGAGCCTGGTCAGGCTCGCCGCCGGCATGCGCACAACCTGGATCGTGCAGGAGCCGCTTCGCAAGCTCTATCTGGCACCGTAG
- a CDS encoding multidrug efflux SMR transporter translates to MHWLFLTAAILCEVAATALLKASAGFTKPWPTVGMIAGYALSFYLLSFALRSLTIGTTYAIWSAAGTVLIAVIGVLAFSERLTVLQLIGIAVTIAGVVLINLGEAPISSPSPTTQDTSVHH, encoded by the coding sequence ATGCACTGGCTCTTCTTGACGGCTGCCATTCTGTGCGAGGTCGCCGCAACCGCTCTTTTGAAGGCCTCCGCCGGCTTCACCAAACCCTGGCCCACAGTCGGCATGATCGCCGGGTATGCCCTCTCGTTCTACCTTCTAAGTTTCGCCTTGCGGTCCCTCACCATTGGCACCACCTACGCCATTTGGTCCGCCGCCGGAACCGTCCTCATCGCGGTCATCGGAGTCTTGGCGTTCAGCGAAAGACTTACCGTCCTCCAACTGATCGGAATTGCTGTGACGATTGCCGGCGTCGTCCTTATCAACTTGGGTGAAGCGCCGATCAGCAGCCCGAGTCCAACCACACAAGATACGTCGGTCCATCACTAG
- a CDS encoding gamma-aminobutyraldehyde dehydrogenase, translating into MHQFIDGHFRMGSGDDAKRVTPVTGEIAEIIRYANTGDVDVAVASAKRAFDDWSRWTPGERSDAIQRLATELSCRSDELAAVETAQTGKSLRLSAGFDVPGTVDNATFFAGAARHLQGLAAGEYGAGGTSMIRREAIGVVGSIAPWNYPLQMAGWKILPAIAAGNTIVLKPSELTPGTSLLFAETVKAAGIPDGVVNIVTGTGAVVGEHLVRHPDVAMVSFTGSTSVGRHIMGVASATAKRVHLELGGKAPFLVFDDADIEAAAHGAVAASVINAGQDCTAATRAYIQSSVFTEFTARVAELMNQVVLGDPADPRTDLGTLITHAHRDRVSGFVERARGYGARILAGGHAPGGELSAGAFYRPTLVVDVAQDSEIVREEIFGPVLTALPFNSDDDGIVLANDTPYGLAASAWTHDLGRSLRAGRELQSGCVWINEHIPIVSEMPHGGFKASGFGKDMSSYSLEEYTNVKHVVMNGEQTAHKTWHDIIFSKQ; encoded by the coding sequence ATGCATCAGTTCATCGACGGCCACTTCCGCATGGGATCAGGCGACGACGCCAAGAGAGTCACCCCGGTGACCGGTGAAATTGCCGAGATCATCCGCTACGCAAACACGGGGGATGTCGATGTTGCTGTTGCCTCGGCGAAGCGCGCCTTTGATGACTGGTCGCGCTGGACACCCGGCGAACGCTCGGACGCGATCCAGCGCCTGGCGACCGAACTCAGTTGCCGCAGCGACGAACTCGCCGCCGTTGAAACTGCCCAGACCGGCAAGTCCCTGAGGTTGTCCGCGGGGTTCGACGTTCCGGGCACCGTTGACAATGCCACATTCTTCGCCGGCGCCGCCCGGCATTTGCAGGGCCTTGCGGCAGGCGAATACGGGGCAGGGGGAACATCCATGATCCGGCGTGAAGCCATCGGGGTGGTCGGCTCCATCGCTCCGTGGAACTACCCGCTCCAGATGGCAGGCTGGAAGATCCTGCCGGCCATCGCGGCCGGCAACACCATCGTCCTGAAACCCTCCGAGCTCACCCCGGGAACAAGCCTCCTGTTCGCCGAAACGGTCAAGGCCGCCGGCATCCCCGACGGCGTCGTAAACATCGTTACAGGCACCGGGGCTGTGGTCGGCGAGCATCTCGTCAGGCACCCTGACGTGGCAATGGTGTCCTTCACCGGTTCCACGAGCGTGGGACGGCACATTATGGGAGTCGCCAGCGCTACGGCCAAACGGGTACATCTGGAACTCGGCGGCAAGGCGCCTTTCCTGGTCTTTGACGACGCCGACATTGAAGCAGCAGCCCACGGCGCCGTCGCCGCATCCGTCATCAACGCAGGCCAGGACTGCACTGCCGCCACCCGGGCCTATATTCAGTCGTCAGTGTTTACGGAATTCACGGCGCGGGTGGCCGAGTTGATGAACCAGGTGGTCCTGGGGGACCCGGCAGACCCTCGCACGGATCTGGGCACGCTGATCACGCACGCACATCGGGACAGAGTATCCGGTTTTGTTGAACGGGCCCGGGGCTACGGGGCGCGCATCCTCGCGGGAGGGCATGCGCCGGGAGGGGAGCTGTCGGCGGGCGCTTTCTACCGGCCCACCCTGGTGGTGGACGTCGCGCAGGACTCGGAAATAGTGCGGGAAGAGATCTTCGGGCCGGTACTGACCGCACTCCCGTTCAATTCTGATGACGATGGCATCGTCTTGGCCAATGACACCCCCTACGGGCTCGCCGCATCTGCCTGGACCCATGACCTGGGCAGGTCCCTCCGCGCGGGCAGGGAGCTTCAGTCAGGCTGCGTCTGGATCAACGAGCACATCCCGATCGTCTCGGAGATGCCCCATGGAGGCTTTAAGGCCTCCGGCTTCGGCAAGGACATGTCGTCCTACTCGCTGGAGGAATACACGAACGTCAAACACGTCGTTATGAATGGCGAACAAACGGCACACAAGACATGGCACGACATTATTTTCAGCAAGCAGTAA